A DNA window from Anastrepha obliqua isolate idAnaObli1 chromosome 5, idAnaObli1_1.0, whole genome shotgun sequence contains the following coding sequences:
- the LOC129247218 gene encoding Krueppel homolog 2 has product MSDDASDNQQSNGSTSTSTPPPQQDSNGNILEKMQQHVRTNKVDVAMWATRMLTVLFTISYVVPIISNQQSSFNKVLLSNAATSALRLHQRLPSFAFTREFLARLFIEDSCHYLMFSLIFFNVQPTLLILIPIVLFAVLHASSYSLKLLDIIGQNSWWGARFLISLVEFQASNILKAAAFAEIFIMPLAVVFTFRGKAGLMTPIVYYHFLVMRYSSRRNPYTRNAFTELRVKADALAAASPAIVGKVIHSIIAFVNRLAPQQQPEQPAAAQ; this is encoded by the exons ATGAGTGACGACGCAAGTGATAATCAACAAAGTAACGGTTCAACCTCCACATCTACACCACCTCCGCAACAGGATAGCAATGGCAATATACTGGAGAAGATGCAACAACATGTTCGAACTAATAAAGTCGACGTAGCTATGTGGGCTACTCGCATGCTTACAGTTCTTTTCACAATAAGCTACGTGGTACCGATAAtaag TAATCAACAAAGCTCATTCAATAAAGTATTGCTTTCAAATGCAGCAACGTCGGCTCTACGTCTACATCAACGTTTGCCTTCGTTCGCATTTACGAGAGAATTTTTGGCACGTCTTTTTATTGAAGATTCTTGCCACTACCTTATGTTTTCGCTAATATTCTTCAATGTCCAACCTACACTTCTAATTCTCATTCCAATTGTTTTATTCGCTGTGTTGCATGCATCTAGTTATTCATTGAAATTACTGGAC aTCATTGGCCAAAATTCCTGGTGGGGAGCAAGGTTTTTGATTTCGCTGGTTGAGTTTCAAGCGAGTAATATTTTGAAAGCAGCGGCCTTCGCGGAGATTTTCATAATGCCTTTGGCTGTAGTTTTCACTTTCAG AGGAAAAGCCGGTCTTATGACTCCAATTGTTTACTACCATTTCTTGGTCATGCGTTATAGCTCCAGGCGCAACCCCTACACCCGAAACGCTTTCACAGAGCTGCGTGTAAAGGCGGATGCATTGGCAGCTGCATCACCTGCCATTGTAGGAAAAGTCATACACAGTATAATAGCTTTTGTGAACCGTTTAGCGCCGCAGCAGCAACCGGAACAGCCAGCAGCAGCCCAATAA